One genomic segment of Paenibacillus durus includes these proteins:
- a CDS encoding IS3 family transposase (programmed frameshift) — protein sequence MPTSRRTFTPEEKARIVLEILREEKSISQLASEEGIHPNVLNRWKNEATQNLAQLFVDDRKGITKMKKEYEQQIEDLYAEVGKLTTQLSWLKKKNLADNLSRAERLLLVEYGNAELSIQTQADLLSLNRSSLYYKPVPPSPEEIRLKHRIDELYTRHSFMGYRTIAAIMNREGDAIHPNTVRRYMREMGIMAIFPGPNLSKRDLQHRIYPYLLRKLPITAPDQVWSVDITYIRMKQGWMYLYAVMDWYSRFIVDWQLDQSLEIDFVLETMKRALARRVPSIVNSDQGSHFTSPKYIDLLKEKEIRISMDGKGRATDNIVIERFWRSLKYNEIYINEYGSPRETRQGVGGYIHLHNHYLPHQSLQNHTPAAVYNQEVMLSST from the exons GTGCCAACATCAAGACGAACATTCACGCCGGAAGAAAAAGCACGAATTGTACTGGAGATTCTAAGAGAAGAAAAGTCCATTTCGCAGCTGGCTTCGGAAGAAGGAATCCATCCCAATGTGTTAAATCGCTGGAAGAATGAAGCGACTCAAAATCTGGCTCAGCTCTTTGTAGACGACCGGAAAGGGATCACGAAGATGAAAAAAGAATACGAGCAGCAGATCGAAGACCTCTACGCCGAAGTGGGTAAACTGACCACCCAATTGTCGTGGCTCAA AAAAAAAAATCTGGCCGATAATCTCAGCCGTGCCGAACGGTTGCTCCTCGTCGAGTATGGGAACGCTGAACTTTCCATTCAAACGCAGGCGGACTTGCTCAGCCTGAATCGTTCCAGCCTGTATTACAAGCCGGTCCCTCCCTCCCCGGAGGAAATTCGCCTCAAGCACCGGATTGACGAGCTTTACACCCGCCATTCGTTTATGGGTTACCGGACGATTGCGGCCATCATGAACCGGGAAGGGGATGCTATTCATCCCAACACCGTACGGCGGTATATGCGGGAAATGGGGATCATGGCGATCTTCCCCGGTCCTAACCTGAGTAAGCGAGACCTACAGCACCGGATCTACCCGTACCTGCTGCGTAAGCTGCCGATTACAGCGCCGGATCAGGTCTGGAGTGTCGATATTACCTATATCCGCATGAAACAGGGCTGGATGTATCTGTATGCCGTCATGGACTGGTATTCGCGCTTCATTGTGGACTGGCAACTGGATCAAAGTCTGGAAATTGACTTTGTCCTGGAAACCATGAAACGCGCCTTGGCCCGTCGTGTTCCGTCCATCGTGAACAGCGACCAGGGCAGCCACTTCACCAGTCCCAAGTACATTGATCTGCTCAAGGAAAAGGAGATTCGGATCAGCATGGACGGGAAGGGCCGAGCGACAGACAATATTGTCATTGAGCGCTTTTGGCGCAGCCTAAAGTACAACGAAATTTACATCAACGAGTATGGCAGTCCAAGAGAGACCCGGCAGGGTGTAGGAGGATATATCCATTTGCATAATCACTACCTGCCTCATCAGTCCCTGCAAAACCATACGCCGGCTGCTGTGTATAACCAGGAGGTCATGCTTTCATCCACATAG
- a CDS encoding SHOCT domain-containing protein: MDWMMGGTYMMGMCLMMLIGIIVIIAVTGYTVYIVVRQLIKKCKVEDTPLRLLNERYVQGEINEEEYNQKYSFLTNRSRS, encoded by the coding sequence ATGGATTGGATGATGGGCGGTACTTATATGATGGGGATGTGTTTGATGATGCTGATCGGTATTATCGTGATCATTGCAGTAACCGGATATACCGTATATATCGTGGTCAGGCAATTGATCAAGAAATGCAAGGTGGAAGATACACCGTTACGGCTGTTGAATGAACGGTACGTCCAAGGAGAAATCAATGAGGAAGAATACAACCAAAAGTATAGTTTCTTGACGAATCGCTCCAGGTCTTGA
- a CDS encoding four-helix bundle copper-binding protein, producing the protein MSIVQAQNVNQTCIDACNRCMQACEECLTACLKEPDVQARVHCMQLLHDCADICALASQ; encoded by the coding sequence ATGTCTATTGTTCAAGCCCAGAATGTGAATCAAACTTGTATTGATGCTTGCAATCGTTGTATGCAAGCATGCGAAGAATGCTTGACCGCTTGTTTAAAAGAGCCTGACGTACAAGCAAGGGTTCATTGCATGCAACTGCTGCATGATTGCGCCGATATTTGCGCTTTAGCTTCGCAATGA
- a CDS encoding YetF domain-containing protein has product MNQLLELFKSTEHLSNTGFAVRAVVSIVLIYLMSKFLMKRAAGQFTAFDFVFLWMLGALAVAPLLDGKILFTTTVIATSTLYFWHFFISWLAVRSRSWSRFMTRKPVILVEKGIINEQNMRRSFFNNDLLLSEMRLADASDLVQVEQVILETSGHLSVVKKNEHLPPNSTEFQIPVPPGGLPTILINRGKVVRENLMSLNLTEEWLENQLFKYGVMHFKDVYLATISPEGKLYYSVKSS; this is encoded by the coding sequence ATGAATCAGTTACTTGAATTATTTAAATCGACAGAGCATCTGTCCAATACAGGCTTTGCAGTCAGGGCGGTCGTTTCCATAGTCCTCATTTATTTGATGAGCAAATTCCTCATGAAAAGGGCTGCTGGGCAATTCACCGCTTTCGACTTCGTCTTTTTATGGATGCTGGGCGCTTTGGCTGTCGCACCGCTGCTTGATGGGAAAATTTTGTTCACCACTACAGTCATCGCAACGTCCACCTTATATTTTTGGCATTTTTTCATTTCATGGTTAGCCGTAAGAAGCCGATCTTGGTCCAGATTCATGACGAGAAAACCGGTTATTTTGGTTGAAAAAGGGATCATAAACGAGCAAAATATGCGCCGCTCATTCTTCAACAATGACTTGCTGCTGTCCGAGATGAGGCTTGCTGATGCATCTGATTTAGTACAAGTCGAACAAGTCATTTTGGAAACCAGCGGACATTTGAGCGTTGTGAAAAAAAACGAACATTTACCGCCTAATTCAACCGAATTCCAAATTCCCGTTCCACCAGGGGGATTGCCGACCATTCTTATCAATCGCGGCAAAGTGGTGCGCGAAAATCTAATGTCCTTAAATCTGACGGAAGAATGGTTAGAAAATCAATTATTCAAATATGGGGTGATGCATTTCAAGGATGTTTATTTGGCGACCATCAGCCCCGAAGGTAAATTGTATTATTCAGTAAAGAGCAGCTAA
- a CDS encoding DUF4149 domain-containing protein: MEKIIHGSIVGLHILAVITWIGSMIYSQFAVMPALKKALGNNKLHAISGLMMKSYAPLTWTSLIIVVLTGIYIVFDKREQFNTLQTGPGAVLLLKLLLVAALIVIFLLQVFLYGPKMKQLIMPSTPKTNENQLEMEKLEQTTGALSWWHLGIGVTIVIFGVILSQLLD; the protein is encoded by the coding sequence ATGGAAAAAATCATTCACGGCTCTATAGTCGGACTGCACATTTTAGCGGTGATTACCTGGATTGGCAGCATGATCTACAGCCAGTTCGCTGTTATGCCCGCACTGAAAAAAGCGTTAGGAAATAACAAGCTTCATGCCATAAGCGGTTTAATGATGAAGAGTTATGCTCCGCTCACCTGGACAAGCCTTATCATTGTTGTTCTGACAGGTATTTATATCGTTTTCGATAAAAGGGAGCAGTTTAACACGCTGCAAACAGGACCGGGTGCTGTGCTGCTCCTGAAGCTGCTTTTGGTTGCTGCCCTGATCGTTATATTTCTCCTGCAAGTATTTCTGTATGGACCGAAGATGAAGCAATTGATTATGCCTTCCACCCCAAAAACAAACGAAAATCAGTTGGAGATGGAGAAGCTCGAACAAACAACTGGAGCCCTGTCCTGGTGGCATTTGGGGATAGGCGTTACGATTGTCATTTTCGGCGTCATTTTATCTCAACTGCTTGATTAG
- a CDS encoding DUF421 domain-containing protein, with the protein MNWDTLWNGGPSLTPLEIFLRVTILYFSIVVMTRLMGPRQVGIVSAFNFITHAGMAHVATSRMVNPESSLTAALVIIAVAYSLSLLLSMIDYRFPSWVGTSPVPLVQNGQILQKNLKRAQVTMDDLLAQLRLKKVHNLSDVAAAVLEPMGELSVIKTPESSPITRSMLKLPDTPTGMGTVLIYDGKVERQHLYALGLKEHWLKKEIAKKGFSVSQVLLATLESTGNIHVSVQNNLN; encoded by the coding sequence ATGAATTGGGACACTTTATGGAATGGCGGACCGTCGTTAACTCCCTTGGAGATTTTCTTAAGAGTGACGATTCTTTACTTTAGCATTGTCGTTATGACCCGATTGATGGGTCCGCGGCAGGTTGGAATTGTTTCGGCATTCAATTTTATCACACACGCGGGTATGGCTCATGTGGCGACGTCCCGAATGGTCAACCCGGAATCTTCACTTACCGCGGCGCTAGTTATCATTGCTGTGGCCTATTCCTTGAGTCTGCTGCTTTCGATGATCGACTATAGATTTCCTTCGTGGGTAGGCACAAGCCCCGTACCCTTAGTACAAAACGGTCAGATTCTACAGAAAAATTTAAAAAGGGCTCAAGTAACGATGGATGATTTATTGGCCCAGCTTCGCCTAAAAAAAGTGCATAACTTATCTGATGTTGCTGCTGCCGTGCTTGAACCGATGGGAGAACTTAGTGTAATCAAAACCCCGGAATCCTCCCCGATAACGAGAAGTATGTTGAAACTTCCGGATACACCGACTGGAATGGGGACCGTGCTCATCTACGATGGCAAAGTAGAACGGCAGCATCTGTATGCGCTGGGATTAAAGGAGCACTGGCTGAAAAAGGAAATTGCCAAGAAAGGATTTTCTGTTTCTCAAGTGTTATTGGCAACACTTGAATCGACAGGCAATATCCATGTAAGCGTTCAAAACAATTTAAATTAA
- a CDS encoding ferritin family protein: MNKLDKMHDILETEMAHQMLYNKYMMQITNAETRQLFTQFRDEHMKHVTQIQQQIQEFLKHPTNLQ, encoded by the coding sequence ATGAATAAACTCGATAAAATGCACGATATTCTGGAGACCGAAATGGCACATCAAATGCTGTACAACAAATACATGATGCAGATCACGAATGCGGAGACCAGACAACTCTTCACCCAATTCCGGGACGAACATATGAAGCATGTTACCCAGATACAGCAGCAAATTCAGGAATTTCTGAAACACCCGACTAACCTGCAATAA
- a CDS encoding DUF1657 domain-containing protein: MTVSTKLQQTVASAESVMANLKSFALETQDQNAKQMFQSMAQSQKTIVDSLNARLQYVQSQEPQYKQ, from the coding sequence ATGACGGTATCAACTAAATTGCAACAAACAGTCGCAAGTGCGGAATCGGTTATGGCAAATCTGAAGTCGTTCGCATTGGAAACTCAGGATCAAAATGCAAAACAAATGTTTCAATCCATGGCACAATCGCAGAAAACGATCGTTGACTCCCTGAATGCGCGGCTTCAATATGTCCAAAGCCAGGAACCCCAGTACAAGCAATAA
- a CDS encoding sulfite oxidase produces MRLPDIKPYLVTRRLIPENQEAPIHFISAAITPEQYFYRRNHFPYPVISEQSFLLSIGGEVKRPLTFHYQDLLRMPSKEMTVVLECSGNNRGHFRPRVYGEQWEGGAISQGVWRGAPLRDLLKLTGLHAASKEIVFEGHDYGKRTDLEGEFMFARSLPLEKALHPDTLIAYALNGKPIPYKQGYPLRLIVPQWYAMASVKWLRSITVIETHFNGPYQDIDYVYYPAKDSDAGKMPVTTIHVNSIIQQPLNWSVLTTGMHQLYGIAWTGTGFITNVEISIDGGERWEQAAIQKYPGNPYSWTFWSYIWAAPKKGEYTIMSRATDSIGFVQPPEARWNRKGYGYNAYSTVHVKVD; encoded by the coding sequence TTGCGATTACCGGACATAAAGCCTTATCTTGTTACTCGAAGATTGATCCCGGAGAATCAAGAAGCTCCAATCCATTTTATTTCCGCGGCGATTACACCGGAACAGTACTTTTATAGAAGAAATCATTTTCCCTATCCAGTTATATCCGAGCAGTCGTTCTTGCTTTCAATAGGTGGAGAAGTGAAGAGACCTCTGACCTTCCATTATCAAGATTTACTCCGTATGCCGTCAAAAGAAATGACGGTTGTTTTAGAGTGCTCCGGAAACAACAGAGGACATTTTCGACCGAGAGTTTATGGTGAACAATGGGAAGGAGGAGCCATTAGCCAGGGCGTATGGAGAGGAGCCCCTTTAAGAGATTTGCTAAAGTTGACCGGATTGCATGCGGCCTCAAAGGAAATCGTGTTTGAGGGACACGATTACGGGAAACGTACCGATCTTGAAGGCGAGTTCATGTTTGCAAGAAGCCTACCTTTGGAGAAAGCCTTGCATCCGGATACGTTAATTGCTTATGCACTGAACGGGAAACCGATTCCATACAAGCAAGGTTATCCGCTTCGATTAATTGTTCCCCAGTGGTACGCGATGGCCTCCGTCAAATGGCTTCGAAGTATTACTGTCATTGAGACTCATTTTAACGGGCCTTACCAAGATATTGATTATGTATATTATCCGGCAAAAGACAGTGATGCGGGGAAAATGCCCGTTACGACGATCCATGTCAATTCCATCATTCAGCAGCCGTTAAACTGGAGTGTATTGACCACGGGGATGCATCAATTGTACGGAATAGCTTGGACGGGAACCGGATTCATTACAAATGTTGAAATTAGTATAGATGGTGGAGAACGATGGGAACAGGCCGCCATTCAAAAATACCCCGGAAATCCGTATAGTTGGACCTTTTGGAGCTATATATGGGCCGCCCCCAAAAAAGGGGAATACACGATCATGTCCAGGGCAACAGATTCGATCGGTTTTGTTCAACCGCCAGAAGCAAGATGGAACCGAAAGGGATACGGTTATAACGCCTATTCCACTGTGCATGTCAAGGTTGATTAA
- a CDS encoding cell wall-binding repeat-containing protein → MINSLQMAYPGFPRSTVPWSPNSLVIAPVHSFPFAFTASSLVHHPNNAPVILVPERLTEELRKEIIRLSPPGKGVHAQTLLIGPVSEIVEQQLKATGLTTLRIGNANPYETSAAVSKYRLTYPPMSEQGRKNVFLLSGEVFAEGMAAVGYAMHEGLPILLSKRMELPYEVERFFMEHPTLNVYIFGSESVISREVETQIRTNMKGNVVRIPGASPYEISVNFSRFFDPHTGVGWNRDQPGRGDAFSIVPTTDWQLGVISGLFSHLGKHAPLLLIDRNKIPQAVQNYLRYLNPAKKSTQPPYMHAYVYGNFDSIGYETQVQIEEEIILREH, encoded by the coding sequence ATGATTAATTCTCTACAGATGGCATATCCCGGGTTTCCCAGGAGTACTGTTCCTTGGAGTCCCAATTCGCTTGTTATCGCTCCAGTTCATTCATTCCCATTTGCATTTACTGCGTCTTCACTTGTTCACCATCCGAATAACGCACCTGTAATTCTCGTTCCCGAGAGACTGACGGAGGAACTACGCAAAGAGATTATCCGACTGTCACCACCAGGAAAAGGTGTCCATGCACAAACATTGTTAATCGGACCGGTTAGTGAAATCGTTGAACAACAGCTTAAAGCGACAGGGTTGACTACTTTGCGCATTGGAAATGCAAACCCGTATGAAACTTCTGCAGCCGTATCAAAGTATCGTTTGACCTATCCGCCTATGTCAGAGCAAGGCAGGAAAAATGTATTTCTTTTGTCGGGAGAAGTATTTGCGGAAGGTATGGCTGCGGTGGGTTATGCGATGCATGAAGGGCTTCCCATCTTATTATCCAAGAGGATGGAGTTACCGTATGAAGTGGAGCGGTTTTTTATGGAACACCCTACCCTGAACGTCTATATATTCGGTTCAGAATCGGTTATTTCTCGAGAGGTGGAAACCCAAATCCGTACTAATATGAAGGGAAATGTCGTACGGATACCCGGGGCTTCTCCATATGAGATTTCTGTCAACTTTTCCCGTTTTTTTGATCCGCATACGGGGGTGGGATGGAATCGAGATCAACCGGGGAGGGGAGATGCGTTTTCAATCGTTCCGACGACTGACTGGCAGCTTGGCGTCATCTCCGGTTTATTTTCTCATCTCGGCAAGCATGCTCCTTTGCTTCTCATTGATCGGAATAAAATTCCTCAAGCGGTGCAGAATTATTTACGATATTTGAATCCCGCAAAGAAATCTACTCAGCCGCCCTATATGCACGCTTACGTATATGGGAACTTCGATTCAATCGGATATGAAACCCAAGTTCAAATTGAAGAAGAAATCATTTTACGGGAACACTAA
- a CDS encoding cupin domain-containing protein codes for MYLKACYHNPWHLMHNKWNGNYWNYDWNPQHYNRYNSNWSPYYGNIKLGDYGSRPFVVNIDQATKQNNTYRTALWTGKHLQVTLMSINVGDDIGLEVHPTTDQFIRIEEGQGFVQMGDSKDRLDFQEMAYDDYAIMIPAGKWHNVTNTGNTPLKIYVIYAPPQHPYGTVHETKAIAMSAEENRHYYLTE; via the coding sequence ATGTACCTTAAAGCATGCTATCATAATCCATGGCATCTAATGCATAACAAGTGGAATGGAAATTACTGGAATTATGATTGGAATCCTCAACATTACAATCGGTACAATAGCAACTGGAGTCCTTATTATGGAAACATTAAATTAGGAGATTATGGATCAAGGCCGTTTGTGGTGAATATTGATCAAGCCACTAAGCAAAACAATACTTACCGCACCGCTTTATGGACAGGGAAACACCTTCAAGTCACTCTGATGAGTATTAATGTTGGAGATGACATTGGATTAGAAGTTCATCCGACAACTGATCAATTCATACGTATTGAAGAAGGTCAGGGATTTGTTCAAATGGGTGATAGCAAAGATAGATTAGATTTTCAAGAAATGGCCTATGATGACTATGCTATTATGATACCTGCCGGAAAATGGCATAACGTAACTAATACGGGTAATACTCCACTAAAAATTTACGTTATCTATGCGCCGCCTCAGCATCCATATGGTACGGTTCATGAAACAAAAGCAATTGCCATGTCTGCGGAAGAAAACCGACATTACTATTTAACCGAGTGA
- a CDS encoding IS1634 family transposase, giving the protein MALVYLKNKKNGITYVYESENYWDKAKQQSRSRRVCIGKLDPHTGELLPSKRLAEPEPARKPGPVPATETKRLYAGATYLLDAIGDKLGITADLKQCFPECDKQLLSIAFYLILEDHNPLMRFSKWALTHCHPYGKEIPSQRSSDFFASITEEARERFFRLQSRRRAEQEYWAYDTTTLSSYSESLKQVKYGKNKEHDLLPQLNLALLFGEQSNLPFYYRKLPGNITDVQTMKKLLADLDFFTYKKIKLVMDRGFYSEANVNAMYQHHLKFLIGVRVTLKYVQQELEAAKPQLHKWETFHPDHNLHAYSTTITWQYEQSRPYKKDVVKEERRAYLHLYFNKEKEADEANKLNRLLTKLKQELESGKRDPAHEKMYAKYFEVKATPKRGVSIKPKQEAIDAAASNNGYFALLSNEIKDPIQALSTYRNKDVIEKAFGNLKDRLNFRRMEVSSERSLDGKLFVEFVALIYLSYIKKVMQEKQLFQRYTLQGLLDELDVIECYERPGCEVQFGEITKRQMELYEALEVPPPTSL; this is encoded by the coding sequence ATGGCATTGGTCTATCTGAAGAATAAAAAGAACGGCATTACATACGTCTACGAGTCCGAGAACTACTGGGATAAAGCCAAACAACAATCCCGCAGTCGCCGCGTTTGCATTGGCAAACTGGACCCGCATACCGGTGAACTGCTTCCATCCAAAAGACTTGCGGAGCCAGAACCCGCACGCAAGCCCGGCCCTGTTCCTGCAACCGAGACGAAACGTCTCTACGCTGGGGCTACCTATTTGCTCGACGCCATCGGGGATAAGCTCGGCATTACGGCAGACTTGAAACAATGTTTTCCTGAATGCGATAAACAGCTTCTATCCATTGCCTTCTACTTGATTTTGGAAGATCATAACCCGCTGATGCGATTTTCCAAATGGGCATTGACCCATTGTCATCCGTATGGGAAAGAGATTCCGTCCCAGCGCAGCAGCGATTTCTTTGCCTCGATTACCGAAGAAGCCCGTGAACGCTTCTTTCGTTTACAGAGCCGCCGCCGAGCCGAGCAGGAATATTGGGCATACGATACCACGACGTTATCCAGCTACTCCGAAAGCTTGAAGCAAGTCAAATATGGGAAGAACAAGGAACACGATCTTTTGCCTCAATTGAATTTGGCTTTGTTATTCGGGGAACAGTCTAATTTGCCTTTCTATTACCGCAAGCTCCCGGGCAACATTACGGATGTCCAGACGATGAAAAAGCTGCTGGCAGACTTGGATTTCTTTACGTACAAGAAGATCAAGCTGGTCATGGATCGCGGATTTTACAGTGAGGCGAACGTCAACGCGATGTACCAGCATCATCTTAAATTCCTCATTGGGGTACGTGTCACACTGAAATACGTGCAGCAGGAACTGGAAGCCGCGAAGCCGCAGTTGCACAAATGGGAAACCTTCCATCCCGATCATAATTTGCATGCCTACTCGACTACGATCACCTGGCAGTATGAGCAGAGTCGGCCTTACAAAAAGGATGTGGTGAAAGAAGAGCGCAGGGCGTATCTGCACCTGTACTTCAACAAAGAAAAAGAAGCGGATGAGGCAAACAAGCTCAATCGGTTGCTGACCAAGTTGAAGCAAGAATTGGAGAGTGGAAAACGCGATCCTGCCCATGAAAAGATGTATGCCAAATACTTTGAAGTGAAGGCCACGCCCAAACGTGGAGTGAGCATCAAGCCCAAACAGGAAGCGATCGATGCAGCGGCGAGCAACAATGGGTATTTCGCGCTTCTCAGCAATGAGATCAAAGATCCGATCCAAGCGTTGTCTACCTACCGTAATAAAGATGTGATTGAGAAAGCATTTGGAAATTTGAAAGATCGCCTCAACTTTCGCCGGATGGAGGTTTCTTCCGAGCGGAGCTTGGACGGAAAACTGTTTGTCGAGTTTGTGGCCCTGATTTATTTGTCTTACATCAAGAAAGTCATGCAAGAGAAGCAATTGTTCCAGCGATATACCCTGCAGGGACTGCTGGATGAACTCGATGTCATTGAATGTTATGAACGGCCGGGATGTGAGGTGCAATTTGGCGAGATCACCAAACGGCAAATGGAACTTTATGAAGCCTTAGAAGTGCCGCCCCCAACCTCGTTATAA
- a CDS encoding helix-turn-helix transcriptional regulator translates to MNDSERRSALGDFLRKRRACLSPDDVGLPHGTRRRTHGLRREEVAQLANIGTSWYMWLEQGRDVHPSVQVLESLALALRLSPNERRHLFLLAGESLPPHLFPPEEIIEPALQRMLDDLNLTPAYVLGRRWDFLAWNKAANEVFSISQPSPPHDFNLIWRLFTSPARKERFRDWEQLARGVVAEFHTARARYVENSSFEGLIEDLKRENPEFNQLWPLHEVPSSLEGHKEMEHPIMGHLEFEHITLQAPNDPDIRVMIYTPLTVTRVKLERYLSTVTGTTFLDLHNC, encoded by the coding sequence ATGAACGATAGCGAGCGTCGCTCTGCTCTCGGTGATTTTTTACGTAAACGGAGGGCTTGCCTTTCTCCTGATGATGTTGGATTACCACATGGCACTCGCCGCCGAACACATGGGTTACGCCGCGAAGAAGTAGCACAGCTTGCAAATATCGGCACCTCTTGGTACATGTGGTTGGAGCAAGGACGTGATGTACATCCCTCGGTGCAAGTGCTGGAAAGTCTTGCTTTGGCTCTCAGACTCAGTCCCAATGAACGCCGTCATCTTTTTCTTCTCGCCGGAGAATCGCTGCCTCCTCACTTGTTTCCTCCCGAAGAAATTATCGAACCAGCACTCCAAAGGATGTTAGATGACCTCAATCTGACTCCTGCATATGTCTTAGGAAGACGGTGGGACTTTCTGGCATGGAATAAAGCTGCAAATGAGGTTTTCTCTATTTCCCAACCGTCGCCGCCTCATGATTTCAATTTAATCTGGCGTCTTTTCACCAGCCCAGCAAGGAAGGAACGCTTTCGAGATTGGGAACAGCTCGCACGGGGGGTAGTAGCGGAGTTCCATACTGCAAGAGCTCGCTATGTTGAAAACTCGTCGTTCGAGGGATTAATCGAAGATCTTAAACGGGAAAATCCTGAGTTTAACCAGTTATGGCCGCTTCACGAAGTTCCCAGTTCTCTTGAAGGACATAAAGAAATGGAACATCCTATAATGGGACACTTGGAGTTTGAGCATATTACCCTCCAAGCCCCCAATGATCCCGATATAAGAGTGATGATTTACACGCCTCTCACAGTAACAAGGGTAAAACTGGAAAGATATCTGTCAACGGTTACAGGAACCACTTTTCTCGATCTCCATAATTGTTAG
- a CDS encoding SDR family NAD(P)-dependent oxidoreductase, with amino-acid sequence MTTIHPNNSNATGQLLANKVALITGASRGIGAAAAKQFALEGATVTLVARTESDLRKVVDEITAEGGSADYVIADLADAKSIEQAVQTTVERHGRLDIAFNNAGIAIGLSPMIDEKEENFDLNHSVNYKGVWLSMIAEIKAILSTAGSGAIVNNSSVGSFRGNPGLAAYGAAKRAVNSLTETAAIEYGPMGIRVNAVAPGTTMTEMIQRWVSQDPTILEKLNSITPLRRAADPNEVAQAAAWLLSDRASYVTGVVLPVDGGARA; translated from the coding sequence ATGACAACAATACATCCCAATAACTCAAACGCCACGGGACAATTGCTGGCCAATAAGGTGGCACTGATTACAGGTGCCAGCCGGGGAATCGGCGCCGCCGCGGCCAAGCAGTTCGCGCTGGAGGGTGCCACAGTGACGCTTGTCGCGAGAACGGAATCGGATCTGCGCAAAGTAGTGGATGAAATTACAGCGGAAGGCGGAAGTGCCGACTACGTTATAGCCGATCTTGCAGACGCGAAAAGTATCGAACAGGCGGTCCAGACGACGGTCGAGCGGCATGGCCGCCTCGATATCGCATTCAATAACGCTGGTATTGCCATCGGCTTATCACCGATGATTGATGAAAAGGAAGAAAACTTCGACCTTAACCACTCCGTGAACTACAAGGGAGTCTGGTTATCGATGATTGCCGAAATCAAGGCCATTCTCAGCACTGCCGGTTCCGGAGCTATTGTCAATAACAGCAGCGTCGGTAGCTTTAGAGGCAATCCGGGTCTGGCTGCGTACGGAGCAGCCAAACGGGCGGTCAATAGTCTCACCGAAACTGCCGCTATTGAGTACGGACCTATGGGCATTCGCGTAAATGCTGTTGCACCTGGCACCACCATGACCGAGATGATCCAGAGATGGGTTTCTCAAGATCCTACAATTCTCGAAAAACTTAACTCCATTACACCTCTTCGACGCGCCGCCGATCCGAATGAGGTGGCGCAGGCGGCTGCTTGGCTCCTGAGCGATCGTGCCTCCTATGTGACAGGAGTCGTACTACCGGTTGACGGTGGTGCAAGGGCGTGA